One genomic segment of Negativicutes bacterium includes these proteins:
- the rpsG gene encoding 30S ribosomal protein S7 yields MPRKGPVPKREVLPDPVYNSVLVTRVINKIMMDGKRGVAQSIFYNACNIIQTKTNKDPMEVVDNALKNIMPVLEVKARRVGGATYQVPIEVAPDRRRTLGIRWLIDYARKRNERTMEEKLAGEFMDAANNVGNAVKKREDTHKMAEANKAFAHYRW; encoded by the coding sequence GTGCCAAGAAAAGGTCCAGTGCCAAAACGGGAAGTACTGCCGGATCCGGTTTATAACAGTGTTCTGGTTACCCGCGTCATTAATAAAATCATGATGGATGGCAAACGTGGTGTCGCACAATCGATCTTCTACAACGCATGCAATATCATTCAAACCAAAACCAACAAAGATCCTATGGAAGTTGTTGATAACGCTTTGAAGAACATCATGCCTGTATTGGAAGTAAAAGCGCGCCGGGTTGGTGGTGCCACTTATCAGGTTCCAATTGAAGTGGCTCCCGATCGCCGCCGCACGTTAGGAATTCGCTGGTTGATCGACTATGCGCGCAAACGCAACGAACGCACCATGGAAGAGAAACTTGCCGGTGAATTTATGGATGCTGCCAACAATGTCGGCAACGCTGTCAAAAAACGTGAAGATACTCATAAAATGGCCGAAGCCAACAAGGCTTTTGCACATTATCGCTGGTAA
- the rpsL gene encoding 30S ribosomal protein S12, protein MPTINQLVRKGRVKVEYKSKSPALDSCPQRRGVCTVVRTTTPKKPNSALRKVARVRLTNGIEVTAYIPGVGHNLQEHSVVLVRGGRVKDLPGVRYHIIRGALDTAGVQKRLQSRSKYGAKRPKK, encoded by the coding sequence ATGCCAACAATCAACCAACTGGTCCGTAAAGGCCGCGTGAAAGTAGAATACAAGTCAAAATCACCGGCGCTGGACAGCTGCCCTCAAAGGCGCGGTGTTTGCACAGTGGTCCGTACAACGACCCCGAAGAAGCCGAACTCCGCTTTGCGTAAGGTTGCCCGTGTGCGTCTTACCAACGGAATTGAGGTTACCGCGTACATTCCGGGTGTCGGTCACAATTTGCAGGAGCACAGCGTAGTATTGGTGCGCGGAGGCCGTGTGAAAGATTTGCCTGGTGTCCGTTATCATATCATACGCGGCGCGCTGGATACCGCCGGCGTCCAAAAACGCCTGCAGAGCCGCTCAAAATATGGCGCTAAACGTCCCAAAAAATAA
- a CDS encoding ribosomal L7Ae/L30e/S12e/Gadd45 family protein codes for MTLELLKQAKRKTIGSKQTMKGVCSGRVASVFLASDAEDHVIKPLQQLCDEKAIPYLMVESMLTLGKACGIRIGAAAAGIIRDADLN; via the coding sequence ATGACATTGGAGCTGTTGAAGCAGGCTAAACGGAAAACGATCGGTTCGAAACAAACCATGAAAGGAGTTTGCTCGGGACGGGTTGCAAGCGTTTTTCTGGCCAGTGATGCGGAGGACCATGTAATCAAACCTTTACAGCAGCTTTGTGATGAGAAAGCAATTCCTTATCTGATGGTTGAGAGTATGCTCACCCTGGGGAAGGCTTGCGGAATTCGTATCGGAGCTGCCGCGGCAGGGATCATCAGAGATGCAGACCTAAATTAA
- the rpoC gene encoding DNA-directed RNA polymerase subunit beta' — MLDVNIASMKIGLASSEQIRKWSRGEVKKPETINYRTLKPEKDGLFCEKIFGPTKDWECYCGKYKRIRYKGIVCDRCGVEVTRAKVRRERMGHIELAAPVSHIWFFKGIPSRMGLILDMSPRILEKVLYFAAYIVLDPGNGTDLTEKEILNEAQYREARDKYGSAGFRAGMGAESVRELLEKVNLEDLCTTLRDEIKTTSGQRKTRASRRLEAAEAFRKSGNRPEWMVMDAVPVIPPELRPMVQLDGGRFATSDLNDLYRRVINRNNRLKKLLELGAPDIIVRNEKRMLQEAVDALIDNGRRGRPVTGAGNRPLKSLSEMLKGKQGRFRQNLLGKRVDYSGRSVIVVGPELKMYQCGLPKEMALELFKPFVMKVLVQKGLAHNIKSAKRKVERVSDEVWDVLEEVIKGHPVMLNRAPTLHRLGIQAFEPILVEGRAIKLHPLVCHGFNADFDGDQMAVHVPLSPEAQAEARFLMMSTNNILNPKDGKPEITPQQDMILGSYYLTIIRDGAIGSGKLFINYEEALMAYQTGVLHLQAPIRVRRRVTMADGTPVTKIIPTTIGRMILNEKIPQDLGFVDRTNPETACNLEVDFPIDKGTLAEVVWRVYQIHGNAGTAEVINDIKNLAFNYATRGGISIGLQDVAVPKEKTEILERTEKEVEKVERYFARGHISEKERYDKVVALWSAATKEVQSKLEGSMDKFNPIYMMATSKARANMSQLGQLAGMRGLMTDPTGRIIDLPIKSNFREGLSVLEYFISTHGTRKGLADTALRTADSGYLTRRLVDVSQDVIIREDDCGTTNGIEMVEIRDGRQLIEKLEERLVGRYASIDIAVPELVAADTGELISEATAQLHGTIDEENQLLFVRSGEAITADIAKEICAYGIIRSKVSGMARIVNNSVVVTDDVGVEHIYYLYLKPDGQVQKPAAVDQMKVKSGDALSEPLISKVLCRSVLTCATRHGVCVKCYGRNMSNGRMVDVGEAVGIIAAQSIGEPGTQLTMRTFHTGGVASSEDITQGLPRVEEVFEARKPKGQASMTVIAGKVKIIENKGKREIEVTADDGEAHAYAAPFGVNLLVKDNDLVNIGDPLTSGSLNPHDLLTFKGVNAVQNYMVQEIQKVYRNQGVEINDKHIEVIVRQMLRKVRVEEAGDTDLLTNGIIDIFDFEDANANAFAAGLEPAVANPVLLGITKASLATDSFLSAASFQETTRVLTEAAIKGKSDPLLGLKENVIIGKLIPAGTGMPIYRDVLLEDPDAEFLSKSVSDEIDP, encoded by the coding sequence ATGCTGGATGTCAACATTGCTTCCATGAAAATTGGACTTGCTTCCTCAGAGCAGATTCGCAAATGGTCGCGCGGTGAGGTAAAAAAGCCGGAGACGATCAATTACCGTACTTTAAAACCGGAAAAAGACGGGTTGTTTTGCGAAAAGATTTTTGGCCCTACCAAAGATTGGGAATGCTACTGCGGTAAGTATAAGAGAATCCGCTATAAAGGCATTGTTTGTGATCGCTGCGGTGTGGAAGTGACCCGCGCAAAGGTTCGCCGTGAACGGATGGGTCATATTGAATTGGCGGCACCCGTCTCACATATTTGGTTCTTTAAAGGAATTCCAAGCCGTATGGGTTTGATTTTGGATATGTCTCCCCGCATCTTAGAAAAAGTGCTCTATTTTGCCGCCTATATTGTTTTGGACCCCGGCAACGGGACCGATCTGACGGAGAAAGAAATCCTCAATGAAGCACAGTATCGTGAAGCGCGGGACAAGTATGGTTCAGCCGGATTCAGAGCCGGCATGGGCGCGGAATCGGTGCGGGAATTGTTGGAAAAAGTGAATCTGGAAGATCTTTGCACCACATTGCGCGATGAGATCAAGACGACATCCGGTCAGCGCAAAACGCGCGCCAGCCGTCGTTTGGAGGCAGCGGAAGCGTTTCGTAAATCCGGTAACCGTCCGGAATGGATGGTGATGGATGCGGTGCCGGTGATTCCTCCCGAATTGCGTCCGATGGTACAGTTGGACGGCGGCAGATTTGCTACCTCGGATCTGAATGATCTCTACCGCCGTGTGATCAATCGCAACAATCGTTTAAAAAAATTACTCGAGTTGGGTGCCCCTGATATCATCGTTCGGAATGAGAAGCGTATGCTGCAGGAAGCCGTTGATGCTTTGATTGATAACGGCCGGCGCGGTCGGCCGGTGACAGGCGCCGGAAACCGGCCGCTAAAATCCCTGAGCGAAATGCTGAAGGGAAAGCAGGGGCGTTTCCGCCAGAATTTATTGGGTAAACGCGTTGATTATTCCGGGCGTTCTGTGATCGTGGTTGGACCGGAACTGAAAATGTATCAATGCGGCTTACCGAAAGAAATGGCTTTGGAGCTGTTTAAGCCTTTTGTAATGAAAGTTTTAGTGCAAAAAGGCTTGGCGCATAATATCAAATCAGCCAAACGGAAAGTGGAACGCGTCAGTGACGAAGTCTGGGATGTCCTGGAGGAAGTCATCAAAGGTCATCCGGTGATGCTGAACCGTGCTCCCACTTTGCATCGCCTTGGTATCCAGGCGTTTGAACCGATTTTGGTCGAAGGGCGCGCCATCAAGCTGCACCCTCTGGTTTGTCATGGTTTCAATGCCGACTTCGACGGCGATCAAATGGCTGTGCATGTGCCGCTTTCTCCGGAAGCACAGGCGGAAGCTCGCTTTCTGATGATGTCTACCAATAATATCCTGAACCCCAAAGATGGCAAACCGGAAATCACACCGCAGCAGGATATGATTCTGGGCAGCTATTATCTGACCATCATACGCGATGGCGCGATCGGCAGCGGCAAACTATTTATCAATTATGAAGAAGCTTTAATGGCGTATCAAACCGGCGTTCTGCATTTGCAGGCGCCAATCAGGGTGCGCCGCCGTGTGACGATGGCGGATGGCACGCCGGTGACGAAAATCATTCCTACCACGATAGGGCGGATGATCCTCAACGAAAAAATACCGCAGGATCTTGGTTTTGTTGATCGGACCAATCCGGAGACTGCCTGTAATCTGGAAGTGGATTTCCCGATCGATAAAGGTACTTTGGCTGAAGTGGTCTGGCGTGTTTACCAGATTCATGGCAATGCCGGTACAGCGGAAGTCATCAATGACATCAAAAACCTGGCCTTCAATTATGCCACCCGCGGCGGCATCAGTATCGGTTTGCAGGATGTGGCCGTGCCGAAAGAAAAGACAGAAATTCTGGAACGCACGGAAAAAGAAGTGGAAAAAGTAGAACGCTATTTTGCGCGCGGTCATATCAGCGAAAAAGAACGCTATGATAAAGTGGTTGCGCTTTGGAGCGCGGCTACCAAGGAAGTTCAATCTAAACTGGAAGGTTCTATGGATAAATTCAACCCGATTTATATGATGGCGACTTCGAAAGCCAGAGCGAATATGTCTCAGCTGGGTCAGTTGGCTGGTATGCGCGGATTGATGACAGATCCAACCGGACGTATCATCGACTTGCCGATCAAATCGAATTTCCGGGAAGGACTTTCCGTACTGGAATACTTCATTTCGACCCATGGCACAAGAAAAGGTTTGGCGGATACCGCACTGCGAACCGCTGACTCCGGCTATCTGACCAGACGTCTGGTCGACGTTTCTCAGGATGTGATCATCCGTGAAGATGACTGCGGTACGACCAATGGGATTGAAATGGTTGAGATCCGTGACGGACGCCAATTGATCGAGAAGTTGGAAGAACGTTTGGTCGGGCGCTACGCTTCCATTGATATTGCGGTTCCCGAACTGGTTGCTGCCGACACGGGTGAGCTGATTTCAGAAGCGACAGCACAGCTGCACGGCACAATAGATGAAGAGAATCAGCTGCTTTTTGTGCGGAGCGGCGAAGCGATCACGGCGGATATCGCCAAAGAAATCTGTGCCTATGGGATCATCAGGAGCAAAGTCAGCGGTATGGCGCGGATCGTGAACAACAGTGTGGTGGTAACCGATGATGTCGGAGTGGAACATATTTATTACCTCTATCTGAAACCGGATGGGCAGGTGCAGAAGCCGGCTGCCGTTGATCAGATGAAAGTAAAAAGCGGTGACGCTTTAAGTGAACCGCTGATTAGCAAAGTGCTTTGCCGTTCTGTCCTGACCTGCGCGACCCGTCATGGTGTCTGTGTGAAATGTTATGGCCGCAATATGTCAAATGGCCGGATGGTCGATGTGGGCGAAGCGGTGGGCATCATTGCGGCGCAATCCATCGGCGAACCGGGAACACAGCTGACCATGCGGACCTTCCATACAGGCGGTGTAGCCAGCAGTGAAGACATTACGCAAGGCTTACCGCGTGTGGAAGAGGTTTTTGAGGCGCGTAAGCCCAAAGGCCAGGCCAGCATGACAGTGATTGCCGGTAAGGTGAAAATTATCGAAAATAAAGGGAAACGCGAAATCGAAGTCACGGCCGATGACGGCGAAGCGCATGCTTATGCGGCGCCTTTCGGTGTTAATTTGCTGGTGAAAGACAATGATTTGGTGAACATCGGTGATCCGCTTACTTCCGGCAGTTTGAATCCTCACGATTTACTGACCTTTAAAGGCGTCAATGCTGTGCAGAATTATATGGTGCAGGAAATCCAGAAGGTCTATCGTAACCAGGGTGTGGAAATCAACGATAAACATATTGAAGTCATTGTCCGGCAGATGCTGCGCAAGGTTCGGGTGGAAGAAGCCGGCGATACCGATTTGCTGACCAATGGCATCATCGACATCTTTGATTTTGAAGATGCCAATGCCAATGCCTTCGCGGCAGGATTGGAACCAGCGGTGGCTAATCCAGTTTTATTGGGAATTACCAAAGCATCCCTGGCAACGGATTCCTTCCTGTCGGCCGCTTCTTTCCAGGAGACGACCAGAGTCTTGACGGAAGCTGCGATCAAAGGGAAGAGCGACCCCTTGCTTGGCTTAAAAGAAAACGTAATTATCGGTAAATTGATTCCGGCCGGAACCGGTATGCCGATTTACCGCGACGTTTTGCTGGAAGATCCCGACGCGGAATTCCTCAGCAAGTCGGTATCGGATGAGATTGATCCCTGA
- the rpoB gene encoding DNA-directed RNA polymerase subunit beta: MRERFSFSRIDEVLPIPNLIEVQQSSYQWFLNVGLKELLRDISPVQDFTNNLSLFFGDYRLGEPKYTVDSSKERDVTYAAPMRVRVMLSNKQTGEVKEQEVFMGDFPLMTDQGTFIINGAERVIVSQLVRSPGAYFVWTVDANNNRVYSSQIIPNRGAWLEFETDSNNALYTRIDRNRKLPVTVLLRVLGLAQNAEILDFFNDDPRLRITLEKDTTDSRITALFEIYKKLRPGEPPTEDSAMNLIRTLFFDPRRYDLMQVGRYKMNKKLALQRRALGRVASRPVVTEQNIYSDEGALLLSAGEVIVSQGEVLTRDHFQKCLEAGINVVYVFAGDGEHEIKVIGNGYQCSTWQERLLGQRLAETVKIDDQILASAGEVLDENHLTAFLPYVEEGSLRQVTIQREDAVQTVYLGAQYHLRGEKYLTVEDILAAVSYQLNIMDGLGNRDDIDHLGNRRLRSVGELLQNQFRVGLARMERVIRERMSIQNTEQVTPQALINIRPVVASIKEFFGSSQLSQFMDQTNPLAELAHKRRLSALGPGGLSRDRAGFEVRDVHASHYGRMCPIESPEGPNIGLIGSLTTYARINQYGFIETPYRRVNHETGQVTSVIDYLTADEEDEFICTQANTPLTADQYFTQDKITVRLRNLEIKQVAPKEVDYMDVSPKQLFSVATTMVPFLEHDDASRALMGSNMQKQAVPLLVPMAPFVGTGMEGKAAIDSGVCVIARRKGVVIRATADQIKVLGDDNEVDTFKLTKFTRSNQGTCMNQRVICHKGQLVEKGDVLADGPATESGELALGKNVLAAYMPWEGYNYEDAILLSEKVVREDIFTSIHIEEYESDARDTKLGPEEITRDIPNVGEDQLRDLDDRGIVRIGADVRSGDILVGKVTPKGETELTSEERLLRAIFGEKAREVRDTSLRVPNGESGKIVDVKVFSRENNDELSPGVNELVRVYVAQKRKISVGDKMAGRHGNKGVVSRIMAEEDMPYLPDGTPIQIVLNPLGVPSRMNIGQIMEVHIGAAAQKLKMHIATPVFDGADEQDVVDALRQAEMEEDGKSVLYDGRTGDPFENRVTVGYVYMMKLFHLVDDKIHARSTGPYSLVTQQPLGGKAQFGGQRFGEMEVWALEAYGAAYTLQELLTVKSDDVIGRVKTYEAIVKGENVPEPGIPESFKVLIKELQSLCLDVKVYSADNNEIIIRETDDDIGETARELDLNIEVPEADLLPDGMEEPEDQLDNEDLPLDYPMLDSTEEIGRHEGTAKKELIIDDAKLAQLAKLVASKLEDELLDEDLLDSEEEEDEEEDENPK, from the coding sequence ATGCGCGAGCGCTTTTCTTTCTCCAGAATTGATGAAGTGCTGCCAATTCCGAATCTTATTGAGGTTCAACAGAGTTCTTACCAATGGTTTCTGAATGTTGGCTTGAAAGAGTTACTGCGGGATATTTCTCCGGTTCAGGATTTTACCAACAATTTGAGCCTTTTCTTTGGTGATTATCGTTTGGGTGAACCGAAATATACGGTGGACAGTTCAAAAGAGCGAGATGTCACTTATGCGGCTCCAATGCGTGTGAGAGTCATGCTCAGTAATAAGCAAACCGGCGAAGTGAAAGAACAGGAAGTTTTCATGGGAGATTTTCCTCTGATGACGGATCAGGGAACTTTCATTATCAACGGTGCAGAACGCGTTATCGTCAGCCAATTGGTAAGATCTCCCGGCGCTTATTTTGTCTGGACCGTTGATGCCAATAACAACCGTGTCTACAGTTCTCAGATCATCCCCAACAGAGGAGCATGGCTTGAGTTTGAGACTGATTCGAACAATGCTTTATATACACGGATAGATCGCAACCGCAAACTTCCTGTCACTGTTTTATTGCGCGTTTTGGGCCTGGCACAAAACGCTGAAATTTTGGATTTCTTTAATGATGATCCTCGTCTGCGGATTACATTGGAAAAAGATACGACGGACAGCCGCATCACTGCTCTTTTTGAAATTTATAAAAAGTTACGTCCCGGCGAACCGCCGACAGAAGACAGTGCCATGAATTTAATCAGGACACTCTTCTTTGATCCGCGCCGCTATGATTTGATGCAGGTCGGACGTTATAAAATGAATAAAAAACTGGCTCTGCAGCGCCGGGCGTTGGGACGCGTTGCTTCCCGCCCCGTTGTGACCGAACAAAATATTTATTCGGATGAGGGAGCACTTCTGCTTTCCGCCGGGGAAGTGATTGTCAGTCAGGGAGAAGTGCTGACCCGGGATCATTTTCAAAAATGTTTGGAAGCCGGCATCAACGTAGTTTATGTGTTTGCCGGAGACGGTGAGCATGAGATCAAGGTGATTGGCAACGGTTACCAATGCAGCACCTGGCAGGAACGTCTCCTGGGTCAACGCCTGGCCGAGACGGTAAAGATCGATGATCAAATCCTTGCCAGCGCAGGCGAGGTGCTGGATGAGAATCATTTGACCGCTTTCCTGCCTTATGTGGAGGAAGGCAGTTTAAGGCAAGTCACGATTCAAAGGGAAGATGCTGTTCAAACGGTTTATTTGGGTGCTCAATATCATTTGAGAGGCGAAAAGTACCTGACTGTCGAGGATATTTTAGCAGCTGTCAGTTATCAGTTGAATATTATGGATGGTTTGGGCAACCGGGATGATATCGATCATTTAGGCAACCGCCGTCTGCGTTCTGTCGGAGAATTGCTGCAGAATCAGTTCCGGGTCGGTTTGGCGCGGATGGAGCGTGTCATTCGCGAGCGTATGTCGATCCAAAATACAGAACAGGTGACACCGCAGGCTTTGATCAATATTCGCCCGGTGGTGGCATCAATCAAAGAATTTTTTGGTTCCAGTCAGTTATCACAGTTTATGGATCAAACCAATCCATTGGCGGAATTAGCGCATAAGCGGCGCTTAAGTGCTCTTGGACCCGGTGGTTTAAGCCGGGACCGGGCTGGGTTTGAAGTCCGCGATGTGCATGCCAGCCATTATGGCAGAATGTGTCCGATTGAATCTCCCGAAGGTCCGAACATCGGTCTGATCGGCTCGCTGACCACCTATGCCCGGATTAATCAGTATGGTTTTATTGAAACGCCATACCGTCGAGTCAATCATGAAACCGGGCAGGTAACCAGTGTGATCGATTACCTGACCGCCGATGAAGAAGATGAGTTTATTTGTACGCAAGCCAATACACCTCTAACGGCAGATCAGTATTTTACACAGGATAAAATTACCGTGCGGCTGCGCAACCTGGAAATCAAACAGGTGGCACCCAAAGAGGTAGATTATATGGATGTATCCCCCAAACAGTTGTTTTCTGTGGCTACTACCATGGTCCCCTTCCTGGAGCATGATGATGCTTCCCGTGCCTTGATGGGTTCCAACATGCAAAAGCAGGCGGTACCGCTGCTCGTGCCCATGGCTCCTTTTGTTGGCACCGGGATGGAAGGTAAAGCCGCGATTGACTCCGGTGTCTGTGTGATCGCCCGCCGCAAAGGTGTGGTCATCCGTGCTACCGCCGATCAAATCAAAGTCCTGGGTGATGATAATGAAGTAGATACTTTCAAACTGACCAAGTTCACCCGCTCCAATCAGGGAACCTGCATGAACCAGCGCGTGATCTGTCACAAAGGTCAGCTTGTCGAAAAAGGTGACGTTTTAGCGGATGGTCCTGCCACCGAAAGCGGCGAATTGGCGCTCGGTAAAAACGTTCTGGCGGCTTATATGCCTTGGGAAGGCTACAATTATGAGGATGCGATCCTTTTATCTGAAAAAGTTGTGCGTGAAGATATTTTCACCTCCATACATATTGAAGAATACGAATCGGATGCGCGGGATACCAAACTCGGACCGGAAGAAATCACCCGTGATATTCCCAATGTCGGCGAAGATCAGCTGAGGGATTTGGACGACCGCGGTATCGTCCGCATCGGTGCGGATGTTCGTTCCGGAGACATTCTGGTCGGTAAGGTCACACCCAAAGGAGAAACCGAACTGACTTCGGAAGAACGTCTGCTGCGCGCGATCTTTGGTGAAAAAGCCCGCGAAGTCAGAGATACCTCCCTGCGTGTACCCAATGGGGAGTCCGGTAAAATTGTGGATGTTAAGGTGTTCTCACGCGAGAACAATGATGAATTATCACCCGGTGTCAATGAATTGGTCCGTGTTTATGTCGCACAAAAGCGTAAAATCAGCGTTGGAGATAAAATGGCCGGACGCCATGGCAACAAAGGTGTGGTCTCCCGAATTATGGCGGAAGAAGATATGCCTTACCTGCCGGACGGCACCCCAATCCAAATTGTGCTGAACCCTTTGGGTGTTCCATCCCGAATGAATATCGGACAAATCATGGAAGTTCACATCGGCGCCGCCGCGCAGAAATTAAAGATGCACATTGCGACCCCTGTTTTCGACGGAGCTGATGAGCAGGATGTGGTGGACGCCTTAAGACAAGCAGAAATGGAAGAGGACGGCAAAAGCGTCTTGTATGACGGCCGCACCGGCGACCCCTTTGAAAACCGTGTAACGGTTGGCTATGTCTATATGATGAAGCTGTTTCATTTGGTTGATGATAAGATCCACGCCCGCTCAACCGGACCTTATTCGCTGGTTACCCAACAGCCTTTGGGTGGGAAAGCTCAATTTGGCGGACAGCGTTTCGGAGAGATGGAAGTTTGGGCCCTGGAAGCTTACGGTGCTGCCTATACCCTGCAGGAATTACTGACGGTGAAATCAGACGATGTGATCGGCCGGGTTAAAACATATGAAGCGATTGTCAAAGGCGAGAATGTTCCGGAACCGGGTATCCCCGAATCGTTTAAAGTTTTAATCAAGGAGTTGCAGAGTTTGTGCCTGGATGTGAAAGTTTACTCTGCTGACAACAATGAAATCATCATCCGCGAAACGGATGATGACATCGGCGAAACCGCCCGCGAGCTGGATCTCAACATTGAGGTTCCGGAAGCAGACTTGCTGCCGGATGGCATGGAAGAACCGGAGGATCAATTGGATAATGAAGATTTACCTTTGGATTATCCGATGCTTGACTCAACGGAAGAAATTGGCCGGCATGAGGGAACAGCAAAGAAAGAACTGATTATTGACGATGCAAAATTGGCACAATTGGCGAAACTGGTTGCTTCTAAACTGGAAGACGAACTCCTGGATGAAGATCTTCTCGATTCCGAAGAGGAAGAAGACGAAGAAGAAGATGAGAATCCGAAATGA
- the rplL gene encoding 50S ribosomal protein L7/L12, with product MNKEQLIEAISNLTVLELADLVKALEEKFGVSAAAPAVAAAAPVAAAAVAVEEEQTEFDVILETIGDKKINVIKVVREVTGLGLTESKAIVDGAPKAVKEKVSKADGEEIVKKLVEAGAVAKLK from the coding sequence ATGAATAAAGAACAATTAATTGAAGCGATTAGCAATTTGACCGTATTAGAGCTGGCCGATCTGGTTAAAGCACTGGAAGAGAAATTTGGTGTTTCCGCCGCCGCTCCTGCCGTTGCTGCCGCTGCCCCTGTAGCCGCCGCCGCTGTTGCTGTGGAAGAAGAACAAACCGAATTTGATGTCATTCTCGAAACCATTGGCGACAAGAAGATCAATGTCATTAAAGTTGTTCGCGAAGTCACCGGCCTTGGCTTAACCGAGTCGAAAGCCATCGTTGACGGCGCTCCCAAAGCTGTAAAAGAAAAGGTTTCCAAAGCCGACGGCGAAGAAATCGTCAAGAAGCTGGTGGAAGCCGGCGCTGTTGCCAAATTAAAATAG
- the rplJ gene encoding 50S ribosomal protein L10: MNTIRDQKMAAVLEIKDKMQSAHSVLFMDYKGMNVATVTRLRRKCREAGVEMKVVKNTLTRRAATELGLSGINSKLEGTTAAFFGLNDPVSPAKVLEAFIKENKLTLEIKAGIVEGKVIDAAGIKALAGLPDKNVLIAQVLGTLIAPITGFYSVLQGNTRNLVYALEAIRQQKEEAGN; encoded by the coding sequence ATGAATACGATTCGCGATCAGAAAATGGCGGCGGTGCTTGAGATTAAAGACAAAATGCAAAGCGCACATTCCGTGCTTTTTATGGATTATAAGGGTATGAATGTTGCCACGGTAACCAGACTGCGCCGAAAATGCCGGGAAGCCGGTGTTGAGATGAAGGTGGTAAAAAACACCTTGACTCGACGTGCGGCAACCGAGCTAGGTCTGTCCGGCATCAACTCCAAGTTAGAAGGAACGACGGCAGCGTTTTTTGGTTTAAACGATCCGGTTTCTCCCGCTAAGGTTCTGGAAGCCTTTATTAAGGAAAACAAGCTGACGTTGGAGATCAAAGCCGGTATTGTGGAAGGTAAAGTGATTGATGCGGCAGGCATCAAAGCACTGGCCGGCCTGCCCGATAAAAATGTTCTTATTGCTCAGGTCCTTGGCACGCTCATTGCGCCGATTACCGGATTTTACTCTGTGCTGCAAGGCAATACCCGCAATTTGGTATATGCTTTGGAAGCAATTCGTCAGCAAAAAGAAGAAGCAGGCAACTAG
- the rplA gene encoding 50S ribosomal protein L1: protein MSKHGKRFAEAAKLVDRSKQYEPLEALELIGKISTTKFVETVDIAVVLGVNPKHADQNVRGAAVMPAGLGKTVRVIAFAKGDKAKEAEEAGADVVGAEELVAKIQAGWSDFDVAVATPDVMGLVGRLGRVLGPRGLMPNPKTGTVSMDIAKAIAEIKSGKAEYRVDKAGVVHAPIGKANFTVAQLATNMEALMDALVKARPATAKGQYIKSVTITTTMGPGIHVNPLHATGKLLPQV, encoded by the coding sequence ATGTCCAAACACGGAAAAAGATTTGCTGAAGCAGCAAAATTGGTGGATCGCAGCAAACAATACGAACCATTGGAAGCATTGGAACTGATCGGCAAGATCAGCACCACTAAATTCGTTGAAACGGTGGATATCGCGGTTGTTTTGGGTGTGAATCCCAAACATGCCGACCAGAATGTCCGCGGTGCGGCAGTCATGCCCGCTGGTTTAGGCAAGACTGTGCGCGTTATCGCTTTTGCCAAAGGCGATAAAGCAAAAGAAGCAGAAGAAGCCGGTGCCGATGTGGTTGGCGCCGAAGAATTGGTTGCAAAAATCCAAGCCGGCTGGTCGGATTTCGATGTAGCGGTTGCCACACCGGATGTCATGGGCTTGGTTGGCCGTCTGGGCCGTGTGCTTGGCCCGCGCGGTTTAATGCCAAATCCCAAGACCGGCACCGTCAGCATGGATATTGCAAAAGCAATAGCTGAGATCAAATCCGGTAAAGCGGAATACCGTGTAGATAAAGCCGGTGTTGTACATGCACCGATCGGCAAAGCCAATTTTACGGTTGCTCAACTGGCAACGAACATGGAGGCTTTAATGGATGCTTTGGTGAAAGCGCGGCCTGCAACCGCAAAAGGTCAATATATTAAATCCGTTACCATCACAACCACGATGGGCCCTGGCATCCATGTAAATCCCCTGCATGCTACAGGAAAACTCTTGCCTCAAGTCTAA